In Alkalihalobacillus sp. TS-13, the following are encoded in one genomic region:
- a CDS encoding iron ABC transporter permease: MQRRFIQKHLQNNRILAYLSGFAFLFIAIILGISVGTVSVPASAIIQIVGHEIFPFISIDHIDSMYTSIVMNIRLPRVILAGIVGAALAIAGAAFQGLLRNPLADPYTLGVSSGASVGAVITLFFHLSIPVVGSFTLPLLSILFSFITIFLVISFARKIERSMRVETIILTGIIFSSFLGAVISLMIALTGDELRQIIGWLLGSVSMRGWEYIKIILPFFAIGSAILLINANELNAMSFGEERAHHLGVNVHRRKMVILTAGSILTGAAVAVSGTIGFVGLVIPHLTRLLWGPDHKHLLPLSILTGSGFLILADLVARTVISPTELPIGVITALVGAPVFGLILIKRKTERSG, translated from the coding sequence TTGCAAAGGCGGTTTATCCAGAAACATTTACAGAATAATAGAATACTAGCTTACCTTTCGGGTTTCGCTTTTCTGTTCATAGCTATCATTTTGGGTATTTCAGTCGGTACTGTTTCTGTGCCTGCGTCAGCAATCATCCAAATCGTAGGTCATGAAATTTTTCCGTTCATATCCATCGATCATATCGACTCGATGTATACAAGTATTGTCATGAACATCAGACTTCCAAGAGTTATTCTTGCTGGTATTGTTGGTGCTGCTCTCGCGATTGCGGGAGCAGCATTCCAAGGTCTATTGAGGAATCCTTTAGCAGATCCTTATACGTTAGGAGTATCTTCGGGGGCGTCTGTGGGGGCAGTCATCACACTTTTTTTCCATTTGTCGATACCAGTTGTCGGATCCTTCACACTGCCTTTATTAAGCATCCTATTTTCGTTCATCACGATTTTTCTCGTCATCAGTTTTGCACGTAAAATTGAACGTTCCATGAGAGTGGAGACAATCATTTTAACGGGTATCATTTTCAGTTCTTTTCTTGGAGCTGTCATTTCCCTAATGATTGCATTGACGGGGGATGAATTGAGACAAATCATCGGCTGGCTTTTAGGAAGCGTGTCGATGAGAGGATGGGAATACATCAAAATCATTTTACCGTTCTTCGCCATCGGTTCTGCCATTCTCCTTATAAACGCAAATGAATTGAATGCGATGTCTTTCGGAGAAGAAAGAGCCCATCATCTCGGTGTAAATGTCCATCGAAGGAAAATGGTCATTTTGACAGCTGGCTCGATATTAACAGGAGCAGCTGTGGCGGTTTCTGGAACGATCGGGTTCGTAGGATTGGTCATTCCACATTTGACCAGGTTGTTATGGGGACCTGACCATAAGCACTTATTACCCTTATCCATATTAACCGGAAGCGGATTTCTGATTCTTGCAGATCTAGTAGCAAGAACAGTGATTTCGCCGACAGAGCTTCCGATTGGTGTCATTACAGCTCTAGTCGGAGCACCTGTATTTGGACTGATCTTAATCAAGCGTAAGACGGAAAGAAGTGGTTAG
- a CDS encoding DUF2515 family protein: MRIFKIIKSKAKSEKIAGELLQLKNELQEKLTVGSNGYFPLLTETERNLIEEITRTTQQLNINNITRTRAYLDFFKKHPYIRWAFLGHMVSRNGGWNMTDLKGEFLSKLLTVDEQEKFFIFLERGNWLIFQDVFPQLLLYEKSLELKRPLFHLLPCLSVSTFMESVWAFFWRTGNRRLLTVSLIINEQSYLEKQLMINEQQNQILKTIEFSLQDVLSLNHILFPYDQTGKTKLTGQTLHHFTSLHERIELGKRMYSLLFSDQERYERLFQWAKRTPHTGSRTDYWPELFKRVKETIPGRLYNPQLKNCRLKPNASHLYSPELQFAWKDILHNEPVQVDWFNNVNVVDYLIENPKSVDGEIQHAYCKSLEKLAFTTFAKKAIFLRKG, from the coding sequence ATGAGGATTTTCAAGATTATCAAGTCAAAGGCAAAATCAGAAAAGATTGCTGGAGAACTACTTCAACTGAAAAATGAGCTCCAGGAAAAGTTGACCGTGGGTTCTAATGGATATTTCCCTTTATTGACTGAAACTGAAAGGAATCTGATTGAAGAAATCACCAGGACGACCCAACAATTGAATATAAACAACATTACAAGAACGAGAGCATATCTCGATTTTTTTAAAAAACATCCTTACATCCGCTGGGCTTTCCTGGGCCATATGGTGTCGCGGAATGGCGGATGGAATATGACGGACCTGAAAGGAGAATTCCTTTCAAAACTTCTTACGGTGGATGAGCAAGAAAAGTTCTTCATATTCCTCGAACGGGGCAACTGGTTGATTTTTCAGGATGTGTTTCCCCAATTGCTTTTATATGAAAAAAGCCTGGAGCTGAAGCGGCCATTATTTCACTTATTGCCTTGCCTTTCAGTTTCTACCTTTATGGAGTCGGTTTGGGCTTTCTTTTGGCGGACAGGAAACCGCCGCTTGTTGACAGTTTCGCTGATCATCAACGAGCAAAGCTATTTGGAAAAACAATTGATGATCAATGAGCAACAGAACCAGATCTTAAAGACGATCGAATTCAGTTTACAGGATGTGTTAAGCCTGAATCATATCCTGTTCCCATATGATCAAACTGGAAAAACAAAACTGACTGGACAAACCCTTCACCATTTTACTTCTCTTCATGAGAGAATCGAGCTTGGTAAACGAATGTACTCGTTATTATTTTCCGATCAGGAAAGATATGAGCGGTTGTTCCAATGGGCAAAGAGAACTCCCCACACCGGATCGAGAACTGATTATTGGCCCGAACTTTTCAAACGTGTAAAAGAAACCATACCTGGACGGTTGTATAATCCTCAATTGAAAAATTGCAGGCTTAAACCTAATGCATCTCATTTGTATAGTCCTGAGCTTCAATTTGCATGGAAAGATATTTTGCACAATGAGCCAGTACAAGTAGATTGGTTCAATAATGTTAATGTGGTCGATTACCTGATTGAAAATCCGAAAAGTGTGGATGGTGAGATTCAGCATGCCTACTGTAAATCACTCGAAAAACTCGCTTTCACGACATTTGCCAAGAAAGCGATCTTCCTCCGAAAAGGGTAA
- a CDS encoding PCYCGC domain-containing protein, with product MKKLSSLFLVFILSVPFVGACSNDEHKESHGKVHQPANGDLREKTASTEVLPKFLDDKSEDMQNIYKAVAMHQDLLEKIPCYCGCGESANHKNNYDCFIHENKTDGSLVWDDHATRCKACLDIAVKSMLENKDGKSVKEIRNMIDEQYKDGYAKPTPTPEV from the coding sequence ATGAAAAAATTAAGTAGTTTATTCTTGGTATTTATCCTTAGTGTCCCGTTTGTCGGAGCATGTTCCAATGATGAGCATAAGGAATCTCATGGAAAAGTACATCAACCAGCAAATGGCGACTTGCGTGAAAAAACCGCATCGACAGAAGTACTACCGAAATTTTTGGATGACAAGTCTGAGGATATGCAGAATATTTACAAGGCAGTGGCAATGCATCAGGATCTGCTTGAAAAGATTCCTTGTTATTGTGGTTGCGGCGAGTCAGCAAACCATAAAAATAACTATGATTGTTTTATTCACGAAAATAAAACAGATGGCTCTCTTGTATGGGATGATCATGCAACAAGATGTAAAGCTTGCCTGGATATCGCGGTGAAGTCGATGCTTGAAAACAAGGATGGAAAATCAGTAAAAGAAATTCGCAACATGATCGATGAACAATATAAGGACGGGTACGCTAAACCGACCCCTACACCAGAAGTTTAA
- the cbiB gene encoding adenosylcobinamide-phosphate synthase CbiB, producing MILFHLVAITLAFVIDALVGDPPKWPHPVRWIGRLIAFLDTKLNKGRFRVQKGVFMLLFVVSLVGSITTLLVWFSYQVHPYIGILAEGIIISTTIARKSLKQAAMNVYQPLKQADLSKARKELSYIVGRDTEKLDEGEITRGVVETVAENTSDGITAPMFWSLIGGAPFAVVYRAVNTCDSMVGYRNEIYYQFGWCSAKMDDIVNWIPSRLTGLVMMICNKPTHLNRKSAFRIWKRDAKKHPSPNSGWGEAAIAALLGVQLGGINYYAGVISKRSLMGDPIVPLGSNHILQTNSIMQTTVAGFMCLLWIGGMLYGLAISWF from the coding sequence ATGATCCTGTTTCATTTAGTTGCGATTACACTTGCATTCGTTATTGATGCATTGGTTGGTGATCCGCCTAAATGGCCGCATCCAGTCCGATGGATTGGCAGATTGATCGCCTTTCTGGACACAAAATTGAACAAAGGTCGTTTCCGAGTACAGAAAGGAGTCTTCATGCTCCTTTTTGTTGTATCACTTGTCGGGTCAATCACAACCTTGTTAGTATGGTTTTCTTATCAAGTTCATCCTTATATAGGCATACTGGCAGAGGGGATCATCATCTCGACGACCATAGCCCGTAAGAGTTTGAAACAAGCCGCAATGAATGTCTATCAACCTTTAAAACAAGCAGATCTAAGCAAGGCTCGGAAGGAACTTTCATACATTGTCGGACGTGATACCGAGAAATTGGATGAAGGTGAAATCACCCGAGGTGTGGTTGAAACAGTTGCTGAAAATACAAGTGATGGAATTACAGCTCCCATGTTCTGGTCACTGATTGGTGGAGCTCCATTTGCGGTGGTCTACAGGGCGGTCAATACCTGTGACTCGATGGTCGGATACCGCAATGAAATATATTATCAATTCGGATGGTGTTCAGCAAAAATGGATGATATCGTCAATTGGATTCCAAGCCGATTAACTGGATTGGTAATGATGATTTGCAACAAACCGACACACCTCAATAGGAAAAGCGCCTTTAGGATTTGGAAACGGGATGCGAAAAAGCATCCAAGTCCAAACAGTGGATGGGGTGAGGCAGCCATTGCTGCTTTGCTAGGCGTTCAACTTGGCGGAATAAACTACTATGCCGGGGTCATTTCTAAACGATCACTGATGGGAGATCCTATTGTACCCTTGGGAAGTAATCATATCTTACAGACGAATTCAATCATGCAAACTACAGTTGCAGGCTTCATGTGTTTGTTATGGATAGGAGGGATGTTGTATGGACTGGCCATCTCATGGTTCTAA
- a CDS encoding ABC transporter substrate-binding protein — translation MKKLFLFVFTLLMSVGLIAGCGGDQSPADENTSNQESSESSQGDSFPVTIKDALDEEVVIEEKPEKIVSLIPSNTEIAFELGLGENIVGVSDFDNYPEEASSKEKVGGQELNIEKIISLKPDIVLAHASSAHNSTEGFKQLKDAGIPVLVVNDAQNFEQVYESIEMIGKSTDKQKEADQIISEMKEEIEAIKEKAQDIAEKKSVFIEVSPAPEIYTPGKNTFMSEMLTIINAENAAADLDGWAKIDQEAVVEKNPDVIITTYGYYTENAAEQVLSREGWKDVTAIKEKQVYDVHSDLVTRSGPRLVEGVEELAKAVYPETFTE, via the coding sequence ATGAAAAAATTGTTCTTATTTGTATTTACGTTATTAATGTCAGTCGGCTTGATTGCTGGATGTGGCGGAGATCAGTCACCAGCTGACGAAAATACTTCCAACCAAGAAAGCTCTGAAAGCAGTCAAGGTGATTCCTTTCCAGTCACTATAAAGGATGCGCTTGATGAAGAAGTTGTCATAGAGGAAAAGCCTGAAAAAATCGTATCACTCATTCCAAGCAATACAGAAATAGCTTTTGAATTAGGACTTGGTGAAAATATAGTCGGTGTTTCTGACTTTGATAATTACCCTGAGGAAGCAAGCAGTAAAGAGAAAGTTGGCGGACAGGAACTGAATATCGAGAAGATCATTTCCCTGAAACCTGACATTGTACTTGCCCATGCGTCCAGTGCACACAACTCCACTGAAGGATTCAAACAGCTGAAAGATGCCGGTATTCCTGTTCTTGTTGTTAACGATGCACAAAATTTCGAACAGGTCTATGAGTCTATCGAAATGATTGGAAAATCAACTGATAAACAAAAAGAAGCTGATCAAATTATAAGTGAAATGAAAGAAGAAATCGAAGCAATTAAAGAAAAAGCACAAGATATTGCAGAAAAAAAATCAGTATTCATTGAAGTTTCACCCGCACCAGAAATCTACACCCCAGGGAAAAATACATTCATGAGTGAAATGTTGACGATCATCAATGCTGAAAATGCAGCCGCTGATTTGGATGGTTGGGCGAAGATCGATCAAGAAGCAGTCGTTGAGAAAAACCCAGATGTCATCATCACGACTTATGGATACTATACTGAAAATGCAGCAGAACAAGTCTTATCCAGAGAAGGGTGGAAAGATGTTACAGCTATAAAAGAGAAACAAGTCTATGATGTCCATTCAGATCTTGTAACACGCTCTGGTCCAAGACTTGTTGAAGGAGTAGAGGAACTTGCAAAGGCGGTTTATCCAGAAACATTTACAGAATAA
- a CDS encoding heme ABC transporter ATP-binding protein, translating into MLSVENLSGGYGDAPILKEITFKVEKGEMFGVLGPNGSGKTTLLKMISGILTSQEGRVFINGKPLESFSSKELAKIVAVLPQHSDQGFSYTVRETVSLGRYAHQKGWFQSWSQQDEIIVNQVMNQTGVTAFQNKNIQSLSGGERQRVFLAQALAQEPDILLLDEPTNHLDLSFQKELLDLLKQWTEERGLTVISIFHDLNLAGLYCDRLLLLDKGTINIQHNPNEVLREERIETVYQTTIEKQPHPKVPAPQMVLLPKKLSKKSTEIQINSMYLTVSDERIVLQAPVPLRTMSSGVIGSGTGWYQTFINRHVELDYNCSDHKQEMTEYLKEHGFEPSDSVGMMTAVHLKDAAFHTYKGDGFSIFVIVTAGVGNAIDASKSILHDFEMQPGTINTWIFVNGSMTEEAFIQSVMTATEAKVKVLHDQEIQDEANGTFATGTSTDSVMIAATQTGKKLGFAGTITPLGKLIGKAVYECTTEAILNYEKRKQT; encoded by the coding sequence ATGCTAAGCGTAGAAAACCTATCTGGTGGTTATGGCGATGCACCGATTTTAAAAGAAATAACCTTTAAGGTGGAAAAGGGAGAAATGTTCGGTGTCTTAGGACCAAATGGCAGCGGCAAAACGACCTTACTCAAGATGATCAGCGGAATTTTGACAAGTCAAGAGGGGCGTGTCTTCATTAATGGTAAACCGCTTGAAAGTTTTTCATCCAAAGAGTTGGCGAAGATTGTGGCTGTCCTTCCACAGCACTCTGACCAGGGTTTTTCTTATACCGTAAGAGAAACGGTTTCCCTCGGACGATATGCACATCAAAAAGGTTGGTTCCAATCGTGGAGCCAGCAAGATGAAATCATTGTCAACCAAGTGATGAATCAAACGGGGGTAACGGCTTTTCAGAATAAAAATATCCAATCTTTATCAGGTGGGGAACGCCAACGGGTATTTTTAGCGCAAGCATTGGCACAGGAACCCGATATCTTGTTGTTGGACGAACCAACGAACCATTTGGATCTTTCGTTTCAAAAAGAGCTGTTGGACCTGTTAAAGCAATGGACGGAGGAACGGGGACTTACGGTCATCTCGATTTTCCATGACCTGAACCTTGCGGGATTATATTGTGATCGGTTATTACTATTGGATAAAGGTACAATCAATATCCAACATAACCCAAATGAAGTCTTGCGGGAAGAACGGATCGAAACCGTTTATCAAACCACGATCGAAAAGCAGCCACATCCAAAGGTACCCGCACCACAAATGGTATTACTGCCGAAAAAGTTGTCCAAGAAATCAACTGAAATCCAGATTAACTCAATGTATTTGACAGTATCCGATGAACGGATCGTTCTACAAGCACCAGTACCGTTACGAACGATGTCATCAGGTGTAATCGGCTCCGGAACAGGCTGGTACCAGACCTTTATCAACAGACATGTCGAACTTGACTATAATTGCAGTGACCATAAACAAGAAATGACTGAATATCTAAAAGAACATGGGTTTGAGCCCTCTGATTCTGTTGGTATGATGACAGCAGTTCACCTGAAAGACGCAGCGTTCCACACGTACAAAGGAGATGGTTTTTCCATCTTTGTCATCGTCACTGCCGGAGTAGGAAATGCAATTGATGCTTCAAAAAGTATACTTCACGATTTTGAGATGCAGCCAGGGACTATCAATACTTGGATATTCGTCAATGGAAGTATGACAGAAGAGGCGTTCATCCAAAGTGTGATGACAGCGACAGAAGCTAAAGTCAAGGTCTTGCATGATCAGGAGATACAAGATGAAGCAAACGGTACATTTGCGACCGGAACGTCCACTGACAGCGTTATGATTGCTGCTACACAAACCGGGAAAAAACTCGGTTTTGCCGGAACGATCACACCTCTCGGGAAACTGATCGGAAAAGCAGTGTACGAATGTACAACCGAAGCGATTCTGAACTATGAAAAAAGGAAACAGACATGA
- a CDS encoding Rieske 2Fe-2S domain-containing protein, which translates to MSESILVGPLESLKKDGAKIVKEGKHGIAVFFHEDELHAVDNRCPHMGFPLHMGSLCDGILTCHWHHARFDVKSGGTLDPWADDVPTYPVEVKDGEVWVKPVPHHKVTIEKLQQRLREGLEQSLSLVIGKAVVGLMEAGVSSGEIAKVGVEFGTKHRQSGWRSGLTILTAMTNILPKLDKKGQILALYQGLVHVARESSGMGTRFLLGSLPVTEEMENQSVDTLKKWYRHCVEVRDSQGAERILLTAIDSGWSDDGLADMMMAAITDHFYINTGHTLDFHNKAFEVLDHIGEEYRSYVLTSLLPGVSDVSRSEESHSWQSPVNLVAPLNEAFEKLPRILEAAPMDEGTSDEEAMLEQLLSDEPIKTVEMMLEVLKTGVSPVRLSQLVALAAAERIARFHTQNDFSDWITVLHTFTHAHAVHQSLRRSTTAELTRAVFHGAMSVYLDRFLNMPAARKPKPVEGTSEPQNPSELLEHMNKQQQVTESARWVMTYLSQGGEKAPLFNTLGHALLREDAEFHSFQMYEAGIVEHDYWSKENSLLADRAQETMILAITRYLAGHAPTAREMPHTAQIAMRLHKGEKLFEEE; encoded by the coding sequence ATGTCTGAATCTATTCTTGTTGGTCCCCTGGAGTCATTAAAAAAAGATGGAGCAAAAATCGTCAAAGAAGGTAAGCATGGTATTGCGGTGTTTTTTCATGAAGATGAACTGCATGCAGTTGATAATCGTTGTCCCCACATGGGCTTTCCTCTCCACATGGGGAGTCTCTGCGATGGTATTCTGACCTGTCATTGGCATCATGCGCGGTTTGATGTAAAAAGCGGTGGAACCTTAGACCCTTGGGCAGATGACGTCCCTACCTATCCTGTAGAAGTGAAGGATGGCGAGGTCTGGGTCAAACCAGTCCCCCACCATAAAGTGACCATTGAAAAACTACAACAACGGCTTCGTGAAGGTCTTGAACAGAGCCTCAGCCTTGTCATTGGGAAAGCTGTCGTCGGTCTAATGGAGGCAGGCGTCTCCTCTGGAGAAATCGCAAAAGTTGGTGTAGAATTCGGTACGAAGCATCGCCAAAGCGGATGGCGTTCAGGTCTCACGATTTTGACTGCAATGACGAATATTTTACCGAAGCTAGATAAAAAAGGTCAAATCCTTGCGTTGTATCAAGGACTTGTCCACGTTGCCAGAGAAAGCTCGGGAATGGGGACTCGCTTTTTACTTGGATCCCTCCCGGTAACAGAGGAGATGGAAAATCAGTCTGTTGACACGTTGAAGAAATGGTACCGTCATTGTGTGGAAGTCCGTGATTCACAAGGTGCTGAACGGATCCTCTTGACGGCCATCGATTCTGGATGGTCGGATGATGGTCTCGCGGATATGATGATGGCCGCGATAACGGATCACTTTTATATCAATACCGGCCATACCCTCGACTTCCATAATAAAGCCTTCGAGGTGCTGGATCATATTGGGGAAGAATATCGTTCATATGTATTGACATCGTTGCTGCCAGGTGTATCCGATGTTTCTCGGAGTGAAGAATCCCACAGTTGGCAATCCCCTGTAAACCTTGTAGCCCCTTTGAACGAAGCATTTGAAAAACTGCCGCGTATCCTAGAGGCTGCCCCAATGGATGAAGGAACTTCTGACGAAGAAGCAATGCTGGAACAGTTATTATCTGATGAACCGATTAAAACTGTTGAAATGATGTTGGAGGTGCTGAAAACTGGAGTTTCTCCTGTTCGCCTCTCACAATTGGTTGCGTTGGCGGCTGCGGAAAGAATTGCTCGTTTTCACACCCAGAATGATTTCAGTGATTGGATCACGGTCCTGCATACGTTCACACATGCGCATGCCGTACACCAAAGTTTACGTCGTTCAACAACCGCCGAATTGACACGGGCTGTATTCCATGGTGCGATGAGCGTCTATCTAGACCGGTTCTTGAACATGCCAGCAGCCCGAAAACCGAAACCTGTGGAAGGAACTTCAGAACCACAAAATCCTTCTGAATTGCTGGAGCATATGAATAAACAGCAACAGGTAACAGAAAGTGCACGTTGGGTGATGACCTATTTGTCTCAAGGCGGGGAAAAAGCTCCTCTGTTCAATACACTCGGTCATGCATTGTTAAGGGAAGATGCTGAATTCCATTCCTTCCAGATGTATGAAGCCGGAATCGTTGAACATGACTATTGGTCAAAAGAGAACTCACTACTAGCAGACCGAGCACAAGAAACTATGATTCTCGCTATTACGAGATATTTAGCTGGGCATGCTCCGACTGCCAGAGAAATGCCGCACACAGCCCAAATTGCAATGAGACTCCATAAAGGTGAAAAGCTTTTTGAAGAGGAATGA
- a CDS encoding CBO0543 family protein — MVRFSMPTVNHSKNSLSRHLPRKRSSSEKGKKRIPYVVVMLASALICTYMELFFSGLGFYTFLQRPFPHIFTIDIRFTLIGIPVFTMTAMYSLTIISKKLLRLFFILIISFIAMLAEIISEHLGLLAHCLSWSHTYSFFGYMVFIIVLWGLYRWTERNIS; from the coding sequence ATGGTGAGATTCAGCATGCCTACTGTAAATCACTCGAAAAACTCGCTTTCACGACATTTGCCAAGAAAGCGATCTTCCTCCGAAAAGGGTAAAAAGCGAATTCCTTATGTTGTTGTGATGTTGGCTTCCGCACTTATCTGCACCTACATGGAGTTGTTCTTTTCAGGTCTGGGATTCTATACCTTTTTGCAACGGCCCTTCCCCCATATCTTTACGATTGATATCCGTTTCACCCTGATCGGCATACCGGTTTTCACAATGACGGCAATGTATTCTTTGACGATAATATCTAAAAAATTACTTCGGCTCTTTTTCATCCTGATCATTTCTTTTATTGCGATGCTCGCTGAAATCATTAGTGAACATCTAGGTTTGTTAGCACATTGCCTTAGCTGGTCGCACACCTATTCGTTTTTCGGATATATGGTATTCATTATCGTGTTATGGGGGCTGTACAGATGGACAGAGCGGAATATCTCCTGA
- a CDS encoding YjcZ family sporulation protein, with the protein MSDGKGFGHGRTFALIVVLFILLVIIGATALGGGYGGHGGHGGHGGYGDGYGGCCDGGYGY; encoded by the coding sequence ATGAGTGACGGTAAAGGCTTCGGCCACGGAAGAACGTTTGCGTTGATTGTTGTGTTATTCATCTTGTTGGTAATCATCGGGGCTACAGCATTAGGCGGTGGCTACGGCGGTCATGGCGGCCATGGCGGCCATGGAGGATATGGCGACGGTTATGGTGGATGCTGCGACGGAGGATATGGCTACTAG
- the shc gene encoding squalene--hopene cyclase, which produces MTLKDGIEREINRIISILIRDQTKDGSWDYTFETGIATDAYMIILLRTFEINDEMLIQALVQRIAGNQEDNGSWKLFHDADEGDSSSTIQAYYALLYSGYVSKQEPRMRAAKKFILENGGIERAETFTKTLLAMTGQYTWKSLLPLPIEIILFPLSSPLNFYDFSVFGRANIAPLLILSHFKYKKTTSRTPDLSDLFARGTNTEFEHRNEDWRNLLTSMKDQLKQMTDKPADLKRKAVRAAEQYMLKRIEPDGTLLSYFSSTFLMIFALNALGYTLKNPMMVKAINGLRNMAVQIGDDLHIQYTTANVWNTALISHVLQDAGVPWSHNVIQRANHYLLSRQHTQFGDWVLRNANTMPGGWGFSTINTINPDVDDATASLRSICELTEVQPNYQQAWTRGIKWILSMQNDDGGWPAFERGVDKKWLSLAPIQGAEYLLLDPSTADLTGRTLEFFGNYSSMNKEHPAIRKGVKWLKNNQRKDGSWYGRWGICYIYGTWAALTGMAAFGKSTIDPSIKKAADWLRSIQNPDGGWGESCKSDIERTYVPLRDSTLTHTAWAVDAFIAVSDKSTPEIEKGIAYLIDQGEKEDWTNNYPKGQGMAGGFYIHYHSYRYIWPLLAMSNYRRKFLGQ; this is translated from the coding sequence ATGACCTTGAAAGATGGAATCGAGCGTGAAATCAATCGGATCATTTCGATTTTAATAAGGGACCAGACGAAAGACGGTTCGTGGGATTACACCTTCGAAACGGGTATTGCAACTGATGCTTATATGATCATTTTATTACGTACGTTTGAAATAAATGATGAAATGTTGATACAGGCCCTTGTTCAACGAATTGCAGGAAATCAAGAGGACAACGGTTCTTGGAAGTTATTCCATGATGCAGATGAAGGAGACTCATCATCTACGATCCAGGCATACTACGCATTATTATATTCAGGATATGTCAGTAAACAGGAGCCACGAATGCGTGCCGCGAAAAAATTCATCCTTGAGAACGGTGGGATTGAAAGAGCGGAAACGTTTACCAAGACCTTGTTAGCAATGACAGGTCAATATACGTGGAAATCACTCCTACCATTACCAATTGAAATCATTCTGTTTCCACTTAGTTCTCCGCTCAATTTCTATGATTTTTCAGTGTTTGGAAGAGCGAATATTGCACCGCTCCTAATCCTTTCTCATTTCAAATACAAAAAAACGACATCACGTACTCCCGATCTCAGTGATTTATTCGCCCGTGGCACGAACACAGAATTCGAACACCGGAATGAGGATTGGCGTAATCTGTTAACCTCTATGAAAGATCAATTAAAACAAATGACCGATAAGCCTGCTGATTTAAAAAGGAAGGCAGTGAGGGCAGCTGAACAATACATGCTGAAACGTATCGAACCTGATGGAACGTTATTAAGTTATTTCAGTTCGACCTTCTTGATGATATTTGCCTTGAATGCGCTAGGGTACACATTAAAGAATCCAATGATGGTGAAGGCAATCAATGGATTAAGGAACATGGCCGTTCAAATTGGTGATGATCTTCATATACAATATACAACCGCTAATGTCTGGAATACGGCTTTAATATCACATGTTCTCCAGGATGCGGGAGTACCTTGGTCCCATAATGTGATCCAGAGGGCCAATCATTATCTGTTATCACGCCAGCATACCCAATTCGGGGATTGGGTGCTGAGGAATGCAAATACGATGCCTGGAGGATGGGGATTTTCAACTATCAATACGATCAATCCTGATGTCGATGATGCTACCGCCAGCCTACGATCCATTTGTGAGTTGACAGAGGTTCAGCCGAATTATCAACAAGCCTGGACCAGAGGGATCAAATGGATTTTGTCGATGCAGAATGACGATGGGGGTTGGCCTGCTTTTGAACGCGGTGTCGATAAAAAATGGCTTTCTCTTGCTCCGATCCAGGGTGCTGAATATCTATTACTGGATCCATCTACAGCAGATTTGACAGGAAGGACGTTGGAGTTCTTCGGTAATTACTCTTCAATGAACAAAGAACATCCCGCCATAAGAAAGGGGGTAAAATGGCTAAAGAACAACCAACGAAAGGATGGATCCTGGTACGGTCGCTGGGGGATTTGTTATATCTACGGGACGTGGGCAGCATTGACGGGAATGGCTGCATTCGGAAAATCAACTATCGATCCTTCTATAAAAAAAGCTGCGGATTGGCTGCGATCAATCCAGAATCCTGACGGTGGATGGGGAGAGTCGTGCAAAAGCGATATCGAAAGGACGTATGTTCCTCTCAGAGATAGTACCTTGACGCACACCGCCTGGGCTGTTGATGCCTTTATCGCTGTTTCCGATAAAAGTACACCAGAGATTGAGAAGGGCATCGCTTATCTGATCGATCAAGGGGAGAAAGAAGACTGGACGAATAATTACCCCAAGGGACAGGGGATGGCTGGTGGTTTCTATATCCATTACCATAGCTATAGATACATCTGGCCTTTACTCGCAATGAGCAATTATCGTAGAAAGTTTTTGGGGCAATGA